The DNA window GCATTCCAAAAGCGCTATTAAGTGACATCGACGGCTTACCTTCAGGGTATTTCACGTACTCGTTACTAACTTGTAGCTGAAGTGGCCTATTTTAGTTCATTTTatagtgggaaaaaaaaaccagaagctCTACCCACCGCTTTTTacaactgctttttttctttgttccttaTGTCATGTAtttgctcatttatttatttcatgcaCCATAGCACGTGTACTTTACtcaataagaaaaatgagaaaatgtatGCCGATGTTCTCAAACTAGGTCACTTTCTATCGCAAAGCTAGTTGGTATAGGAGCGAAGTTGGTTAGACAAAGTTCCAAATTACAAGTTGCATAACTAAGTAAGGCAAAAAATGAGGGTATACGGTGagacacttttctttttcatttcatttcttatgcGCTGCCTCAGGAGTTGAAATCATTGAAGATTCACAGAAGACAACAAAAATCCCCCTTTCCATAACGAACACCATTTATTTCGCCTTAGCGCGTGTGTCTCTCAACCAATGCAGAGTGCATGCAATCGCCCTTTGTTGCAGCCATCCACGTGATATGAGCGGACAAGGCGGAATTAAAAACTGTACTGAGTTTATTGGCCTTGTGTTGACAGGTTGTGAAGTAGGTGCCCGGAAACCGGATGGCTCAAAAACAAATGGATGTGCGGTATTTTCTGACACTTTGGTTTTCCTTGTGTTAAATTGTCCCCACAgctttaaatttcaaaacataaacaattttCGCGTTAAGCACGCAAATTTCAACTAAACGCTGGGAAATCgaacaagaaatattttctcgaTCAAGGGATTTTTCTCACGAAATTTCTATCAATTGATAGCTGCATAAAGGTCTCGTATTATACTAATTCTGcatcacatacatatgtattttacaagaaaaaagcataTTAGCTAACGTTGCTTTTGTGCGAACACAGTGATATAAGATAGCAGTGTTCAGTTGGTGTTCGTTCCACTACTGACATGACCTAAGCattgtaagaaaaatatgaagaaaacgTTATCGATTAAATTCGGTATTTGGTAAAATCCTTCACTCTCGGTTGTCCTACTTTGAAATGctacaaaattcaaaactttggagatatttgtttatttgctttttaatttatttgttttctgttcgtttttctttttcttttgtttcttttccattttcttctcacttaTTTCACTTCTTGTTTACTCCCTTCTCGCACCGCCACGGTGGATTCAGAACCACTgctacagaaaaaagtgagatgaACAGAAGCGACACTTACGCAGTGTAATTGAAGACTTAAAGAATCCGCTTCCAAATAGTTATACATTCACAGTTTGGTTCTACAGTGGTAAAAAGAGCTGTGCTCACTATTACGTGCTGTGCACTTCGTTTATCAACAACTACGATTCATTTGTTTCTCGTGGACTTGTGGCCTAATtgataaggcgtcggactttggatccgaagattgcatgttcgagtcctgccaggggCGGTACCTTTTGGGCGCAAGAGCCCCGCAGACAGAAGAAAGAATTCAGTTGTTAATATTTGCAAGAAAACTTCAGTTTACAGTCAAAATACTTGCGGTCTTTCGGTCTCATTTTCGCCAGGAGTTTTCCTGCTTTTCCCAAACCCTTAACAATCATCATCATTCATTAAAACTCAGATGAAATCTAGTGGTGTGAAAAAATAGCAATCACCGTCAAAATAGCaataaatcatttttctttaatttaaacAAATGCAGGAAGGCAAAAGACATTCCCCCACTTTCTCCtttattgaaataaaagaaagctGTAAGAGCCAGAAAACGTATGTACATGCGAAGTATATCGGGTTGTTCAAACCCAATATAACTGGGCTTTTTCATAATACtcaattttgttgtttcctAAAGCCGTAGCGTTGTAAATACATTAAGTGAACCCCCTACATCATAGATATTGAATTTTGTCAGTTCTTTGAGAGAATTTGGGAGAGCGACAGTGGATTAAACGGCAACAGGAAGTGCTTAATTTCCCAACGGGCCACAAGCACATACTATCCTGTAAGCGGCAATTTCCTGCACTGTTTCACTGTTTTCACTTCAATGTTCTTGTTACCAATAAACATGCCTTTCGATTTGAGACACTGAATATCTCAAAACTCTCACCATCAAGCGTACTGTATCGTGATGTTCGATCCCTACGTCTCCGATGACATCGGTGGATTTTAGGCGATGCCCTTaaaccaaataaaaatcaaaagtgaaaacaaagCGAAGTATGTACGCGTAAATCGGTAGCGAAAGAGTATAAATAGATATAGAGGTAAAAGAATTGGGTattcctctttttattttacaggCGGTTGTAGCCCACATGGTAACAAGTTCAATAGTGCCTACACGGTCGGTGGAAGGTTCAAATCCGCACTAGTGCCCTTTCATCCCTACATGGCCGCCAAATTTGTACCAggcctgtctgggaggataaaaacgctgacctGACACGTCAGCTAGACCACATgggtcattgtatagggcagttacacgctcgtaagcctcaaacgattctgacttgaagtgaacgtggagacGCACCCCAAGctgattgatcaacgccagacactatATGCGCacacatttcttctttcttcatagtaaaaacagcaaaaaaaatcatagcaCCCTCTTATGACAGTGACTGACTGCCTGGAACGTAATGGATCTCTTACTGTTCGATTTTCCTTCTTACTTTGAAACTGCACTGCGAAATTGTTCCTCTGGAAGAAACTCCGAAAAAAGACCGTACTAGGAAAGATTgaaggaaatgagaaaaatagagaGGAAGCAATGCAGTTCAATTCATGTAATCCTCCACATAATTCCCGGATTCGACTATTTTCGCAAAATATGTATAGTCCGCAGCAAAATTGTAATCACTGCTAAAAAGCTAAATCGTACCGTTGTGGAAGAAAGCTTTCCCTTTCAATGAACCACGATGGATCGCTCGGGTAGTTGCCGCTTCCATGTAAATTGCCTCCACTCGATCATTTTTGCCCACGTATATCGGCACAGCTACGCCGTTCtcgttctggaaaaattcttcgttttctcCTCGAAAGAACCCGAACGAGAAAAGGCTgtaggaaatggaaaaaaagtagaaaggaaGCAATTCATGTCACCCTCTGCACATTTTACGGATTCGTAAATGTTTGCGAAAACAAgttattttaattgttttcaaCTAAGTGCCTCTATAATGCTATCTCCGTCGTTACTCAGAGAGTAAAGTCACAACTCatcgaagaaaaggaaataaatctGCAGTATTTTCATCCTCCTCCTCCCTTTTGCGTTCTACTCTAGTTTTCACTGCCATCTCGCATTTCCCTCATGCAACCATCATTCGACTTATAGGGCCCCAGAAATACTTCGTGAACAATATGATTTGGACTACGATAACTACCCGCTATCTCTCGTTCTTTgaatggtttttcttcttccgatCACATGATAAGGAAATCATAGAgcacatttttatttgtgaaCAATTCCAGCTTTTTTCATGGAATGCACTTAGATTGTGAGTTTGAGAGCGGATTCTTTTCCTCGAAAGGTTATCCAAACTTTGGACAAGAACACCTGTTCCAAATTTATCCTTCAGACAACATCAACAGTTCCCAATCATTAGTGCGTAAACTTGGTTACCGGGGTAGCATCATAGTCGATAATTATTCTCCTACAATGTGGTTTAAGTGGTTTCACCAAAATCTTTCGAAACCCTTGGAAAtgagtttttgcaaaaattaactTCAATTAATCTTCAAGACCGGAGCGAGTTTCAATGAACGACATATAAGTGTGGGAATAGATATCTTCAAATTGAGTTTTTAACTCAATCCAAATCAAACTCTTTGCTTCGACGATTAAAGAGCCCTGGGATTTTCCACTGGCAAAACTGAAGAACCGTTCAGGTAATCAGCGGGTAGAGGAAGAATGCCAGTTTTCCAAAGTCAGCTTAGTTATCCgcaaagtaaaataaaaataataactcTGAACTCGCTCAAATTCAGCAACTCTACTGTTTCTCGTTGGTGTCCACAAAAACTCATTTCTATTACTCACAATGACACAAATGGGTTTTTGGCTGAAAAGTAAAAGCCTTACCGCAGGTCACAGCTCCCTATTTTCAGTATGTTTACATGCATTTCACGCCAAATTGTCCCAACGttaaaaaatccactttttcttcAGCGGTGATGCTCACGTGAGAGGATTCCCGAGACTCATTCGCGGAAAAAAGTGGTCACGTTCGATTACATGGCTCACAATAATAGCGTTGAAATAATAACATTCAACGTTATCGCTACATTGCACTTATGAAATAGATAAAGGGTctattactaaaaaaaacatctcactGTCTCTTAATGGGAtcttttaaaaggaaaacattcaaaaaatattaaatgaattgataaaaaagaagattaatAAGTTCAAATacttagaaatttcaaaacgacataagtAATAGAAAAACAGTAAGCTAAAAGTTAACGAAACGAAAGAAGCAGAGCTCAGgagaattttctttggaaacaCCCACTTTTCCAAAAATCCACGAATGCACTGGTGTAAGAGCGATTAACCTGCATCAATACGTCTCCGCCCGTTCCTTTTAGCCCTGAGCTGTTCTATTCGTATGAATGGGGTTATAAGTCCATGAGAGCGACTCTAAGCAATTTTCGCTTTGCAGAAGAGGCCCAGATTTCAAAGGACCCAATCATTCAAACAACGTGACCACTACATTAGCAAAACGCTTGCTTTGATGACGGCGCAAAGATAGGCGTAATAGTGACGTTAAACATATTATCGAAACAggagataaaattaaaatacattttttttagatctttCCAAACACCTCTTTATTAGAGATTATTTAGCGGAAGTGAACAAAGGAAGATCTTCCTCCCAAGAAACCGTTTCAAGAGTTTTCTTGAGCCGTAAAACTCAAAGAACTGTACGAAACGGACCTGAAACTTTTGTAAGTCTGACTTAAAAAGATTGCTGTTAGGCGTCTGGATGCTGTTAGGTGTCCGGATGCTTTCTTGCGCATAAAATTTAAGAAGATTAGAGTAGTCATGGACGGAGTTTACGACGTTTACGACTGCGTTTACCTTCGAACGTTGGCGTGAGCGCAAAATTAAGAATAGGCCTAACACTGAGCTTATTTTCAAATACAACATCACAATAGTATGCAGTAGGTAGTCGAGTTGAATCAAATATCAATCCTGTTTTAGGAGATGACTGTAGCATGTAAAAGAACATTGCCTTTACATAGAAATAACAACTACAAAAGAGCTAAATGCGAGAAAACTCCAAATATTCTAAAGAAAATTGAGGCATTTCAGAGAACTTTCTCGGGAGCTACTAGCTAAGTTCCCCTGCGTCTCATTCTTTCCAACGTTTTCGACAAATCTAGGCATGATTGCTGTTTCACGGATCGGCATGATTGTTCAGCTGCCGTAAATGTGTCAAGAGAGCAGTGAATATGGTAATGTAAGATGTGGAAACAAATACGTTACCAGTTACCTTCATGTAGATCATGATAGATTTCTCTACGTTGTCCATTGTTGTGAATTTGGACTGCAGCTGTCGTCAGATGGCGTGGAACTGGCTGGAAGCATCGATCGTATAGAAGGAAAGGTCGCTGGTGGCTGTAGCAGTCCACGCCCCAACAGCACTCTCAACTGTTGATCATCAAAGGTGAATTTATTGTGAATATTTTAACGATTTTTTTGATTCATCCTCCCGGAAAAAAACGTTATTGACGAATATTTAACGATTTTGCAGCAGTATATAGCGATTTTAAGTTCTCTTATTTGTTTACGTAGACTCTCGATTGTGACCGCTACGTAATCGATCACCCATTTCGAATTTTGCGGAGGGCCAATAGGAGGAGTTTTTATGGAAATCATAATCTTTTCGGTACATAATTCTCCATTTGTCTTCTACGTGCTTGAAATGCGACTGACAGATTCATGAAAACCAGTTTTCTCATAAGTTCTTTGCTCTCTCTTGTGTCGTTTTAAATAGGTTTATATACCAATAAGGAAAAACTCTTGAATAGAAACTTCAGTTATTCAAAGAAAGTAATCTGGCAAatttaaatgtaattttttgctTACGAGACTTTCCACACCGAGAAAATTGTACACTAACTCGGAATAAAGCTTCGCCAACCCTtcgaatacaaataaacaacgcTCGTAACTCGAAATTTCCATAAGGATTTTCTTCTAGAGTACGAATATTCTAGAAGCTTTAAAACAGTGAGAACCACGCGATGCAAtggtcagttttctttttttctcttgagatTCCCTATTTGTTTTCATGGATATTTCTTCACATGTTCACCACAAATATGACATCTATTGTCCTTGAGACACCATTTCTGCCCAGTAAAGGTGTAATACTGACTGTGGGACTTACGAATTTGCAGGATTACATAACCTTCCTGGGAACTGTTTACTTTGAGTGCGATTAGTAAAAAAGGACATCTGCTTTGCTCTATAAACAGATCTATAATCTAAAAACAATTGTTTTCGGGCAATATGGGCGTTGTAAATCGgatttattgagaaaaaaatcttctaagaCGAGTCAAGCTATCGGTGATTTTGTATTTACGGTGGTTGCAGTTGCATGTATAATTTAgctgtgcaaaaaaaagttccgctGCAGAACCAACATACTTGCATACCAAACTAATACTTGTAATATATCTGAAAAAAGCGAAGGTTACGTTGGTCTCATGTGAACACATGCATACTCATGAATGGCTGATAAAGCATTACTAACAGAGCACGTTTCGGCTGAGATCACAATTTTcgaatgtggaaaaaaaccataagttcaatttttattctgcTGAAACTGGGTAAAAAACTCAAGTTTAGCAAACGCCCGGATTTGGAATGAAAACATAAGCCTCGTACACTGCTTCGAGTGACTAAGAAAAGCCAAACACATACGGAGAGaaggaaagtgaaaaagtCCACAAAATTCTGATGGATACGTGATTTCCTATTGAAACTAATGAACCAGTTTTGTGTGAAACAGCTCTCCTCTTCTGCTGAAAAGACCCATGGGAAAGGAATCTAAAACTTCTGTTACAAGCCACTTTTAAGGAACAGACAAAGAAATTACTTGTTCGTACGGAAAGAAACCCATCATTTTGCGAGAAATAAATTCTCtcgccagaaaaaaagctgggaAGGGAAAGGGGGAAAAGGGGAAAAGGTAGTGCTTTGTACAAGGGTAGTCCAATGAGTTCTGCAGATTTCAATTTTGATGAGGTACTGCTACAGTCCCATCTACAACAAAGAACGTTTTCCGAAGAACGCAATGCTGGAACTAAATTCGGGATCTGATGTAGCTCCTCACACACACAAAGATCCggattgtgtttttttataaaaatgtcCTTGCTTTCGTCATCGTCAAGGAGCACGCCGAGATCTTTTGAGAACTACTTCAAAATCTGGAGCTCTTTCCGGAGATtctattagcaaagaaatcGTATCTTTTtccaagagaaaatttttcacttgttttgTAAAATCATACCTGTCTATGACCCTATTACATAGACcgaatttcccttttttgggagaaaaaaaaaaaaaaaatattttaaaaaaatttttttttaaaaaaaaaaaaaaaaaggggggggggggtttttttgccaaaaaaaaaaaaaaaaaaaaaaaaaaacaaaaacccttttttttcctcttttcttttttttcctctcccccccccccttttcccaaaaaaaaaaaaaaaaaaaaaaaaaatttaaaaaaaaaaaacaaaaaaaaccccccgaaaaaaaaaaaaatttttaaatttttatatttaaacaccaataaaaaaaaaaaaaaaaaaaaattttttttttttaaaaaaaaaaaaatctaattttttgaacaaagaaaacttGGCATTTTTCAAGTTTGGAGTTCATGTATGCAGACATCAAAAGGAGCACTTCATGCGCTTGTGTCGCTGGACTACTGTAAAACTAACAAATTTAAGAgtataattaaatatttagCACTTTGTACGTATTCAAATCCTTACTTACcgaataaacaaaagtttaCTGCTTCGAGTTTTCGActcctttttaaatttcattgatttaaTGAATACGTAGTAAAAGCCGATTTTATATGAAAATATCGGTAGCGCTATTCACATCGCTGCAGCatatatctttaaaaaaactgaagtctCCAAAATTAAAGTAAACGGGTGTCGCCATTGAGAGAATCCCTGAGGGTGCGCCATCAAAGCCTCAGAACAACCAGTTTCACCGGTTCTTCCGTCTATTTcatcgataaactggtaccgaacttttaaagtaaaaaaattacattggaAGGATAAAGCGGAGGATAAACAACCTTAGAAGATAAAGCACCCAATGACTTCACGTTCTTCGGCACCAGCAAAACACTGTATAAGTCGCGAATGcattcagaataaaaaaaaccaaactatTCAAACGGAAATGTCAAGACGAACGCGTGGACGCATCCTAAATGGACTTATCAGCGCCaagcacttaaaggcatcaccccacgaatctgaggtggtgcagatttcaggtggagtattcgtatacgggatgggagactacggagatggaggtgattccgtccatttcttgctaattgccgtaaaaaacggcccggaagatgcggcgccgcacaagactggcgcgctccaatcgaaccctttgtacaaaatggtgcgccaaaacgaatgaagccgtatttccgggccttttttacggcaatttggaagaaatggacggaatcacacccctctagtctcccatcccgttaCGATACTCCCCTATCTActcattcgtggggtgatgcactTAATTTTCACCTTTCTCGAGAACCgaatagaaaaacaatgaaatgaaatgagtatGCTGCAAAAAGTATGAGGACAAACAGATCTTCGTAAAGAACTTGACATACTGTATACATACATCAATTATTGTCTTTTATATAAACATATGTAACACATAGGTAGCATTGTTTACAAGTTCTCATGCtcgagaacaaaaataaaactaacgttggtgaaagaaaaatgggtATCTGCAGAGTCAGTTTGATCAATCCGTGCgcattatttgtttaattgcTTACACTGGATTTCTCGACAAAACAATTAGAACAGAGATGTGTGACAGAAAATTGCTAACGCGACTTTTTAGGCCCTGTGGTCCTTTTATGTCCATGACATATAAAAATGGATCAGGCTGTCGGATTCTCGATATGAAAAACCAGAGTTCATGAAGGAATCTGCGGCTAGTTGCTAAGAAATCTCACAGAGAACCAATGCAAGCAATATAAGCTATGCACAACGCTCATTCATATACAAAGTTTGCGCCATACGTGTTCAAGTGTTTGACCGCAGTGGATCTTCTGCACCACATGTTTCTCCTCTGTTTTCTTACctctatagtcgagtcaaaacaacacGAAAACTCGACGCTGTTGCATAaatggtgcggtggagcgtagcggctacgATCGAGGGCTGGGGACCCTCGCAAGCACCACTCACCGCTGCAGTCCTTAATGGACCCATACCGATGCCAAACgttagctccaccgcgccgcttcgagcgcagccgcatcCATAACTGCCGCGAGCTTCGTGTAGTTTTCACCCGAACACACCTTACCTTGCGTGCTTATCCCAGCCACAAGGTCGAACCTGTTCGGCGCTATATAAAGTAACTACGATAGTTCTCTATAGAAAAACGCaaaagcttgttttttttttcgtttttttttcctccacaaCCTGATTCATTTTGCTGTATATCAATAGAAATGTGGACGAATCAATTCATGATTGCAAGATTTATTTTGCTTACTTTGAACaataaaaagaacttttgcGAAGGcacttattttctaaattaccAACGGCTACAAATTAAGAGACCATTCTCTCGGATACTTATGCGTTGAAGATATTTGAGAATAGGCGTGAACGAATTGCGAGAAAGGTAAAGTTGTAGTTATGTTAGAGTAGACGCTATCGTAAACATTTCAGATCTTCATTGGCACATTTCAAGTAGGTTAGAAGATTTGCTTCGCGAATTAGAAAAACAGGGGATTTTACCAGAGAAATATTTATGTTCGACAAAACTTCGATTTTTAAGGCTCTTCTCCGAAAATGCGGCTGTCAGCAATCGAGAAAAAGGTTTAGACCAGAAACATCGTAACTGTTCCGTTGAAACAGTATCATTTTTGTGTGTGCAGATTAAAAGTAACATTTATGCGAAATCAccaaaacaaataagtatAGGATTAAGTAGTGATGTCTGAGGTTACTTGTTTTTCATGACGTTGTTTCCTAAATGAAAAGTTCTATTACAactataaaattgaaaaaagttttagaataagaaaaattagtaAGAAATATGTAGTTCTCAGACGTCTTCGCTCAGAAGTGTGTAGAAACTACCTTTGTTAGTAAATTACTTCTAATTGAGGATCTCTTCCATAAGTATGTAAATAGGAACACTCCAGAGTGAGAGTAAGAAGAAGTGGAGTATAATGCTCTTCAATAAAACTGCGCACGAATTAGCTGGATGACGCTATGCTTCCTCCAACTGATTATTATCTGCACTGCTAATAGCTCCGCCACCGCAACAACCATAGAAGGTCTTTGAATTTTACAGGGGATATACTTTGTATTAGCTGTCTGGAGTGCATTCTGACAACAATTCCATTAGCCAGGAAAGAATTGAGGTTTATAAAGAGAATTCTATTTCCTATCAAATATTCGCGCAACAGACCACGCCGCTGTTAGGACGAAGTATGCTCGTATACTTACATACGTAACGCTAATATGCCAGTCTCACGTTCCGTCCAATGCGAGTTCCCACAGACATCCAAAGATCGAGCGCGCTTTAGACCTTGATGATTAATCTGTCTTCTCCGCACCGTACATCGTATAGTGAGCTGAAAACGGCATGAACcaagtacgcaattgcgtacgcagcttctctccagacgcttcggtggagcgtagcggctggtGAAGCCTTTGCTGACACCACccgtcgctgcagtttgcgacggtcccaactcagttccaaccgctgccttcaccgcgccgcttcgagcgcgtacgcaaattcACCACAACTACATTCGAtttgattcatgtcgttttgatccgactataagtGTGCGAGACAAGATTTGAACAGGGCACCCAGTAACACTGCTGAACAGTGTTCAATTGAGGGGCAGTAAAGATTCAAACAAGGTGAGAAAGGCAAGAAACATAGGATACTGATTGGAACGATGGCCGGGCTCGTCTTTGCGTACGAAGCAGGGATTTGATCCCTCGCAGGCAATCGGCAAAGCTGGCCGCATGTATATATAAACCACAGACGACGCCCTCCAGCAGAAGTCGAACAATCTCCTGCATTTTCTTGCTGCGAATTTGATGCGGTGATCTTCTGGAGTGCAGCAAAACAGTGCTGATGTAGCTGAGAGGGTTCATTCAACCATGCTTTCTTTAAGTTTTACTTCGGCGCGCAGAAAAAGCTCCATACcgaaaaaaagtcattcatATGTGGCAAATGTCTTTCTCGTCtgaagagcagaaaaacatttaaagaGGCCATAGTTTATGGATCGACAGGTTATTGCTGAAAGCGAATGGCTAAATCGCTCATGGTTCTAAAACTTGAACGTTAGTCTTAAGAGGAACCATGACATGTTGGCTGAAActactaagaaaaaggaagtcagagctggaactactaaCGCTTCACCTTCAAGGAACTAACCATGTataacattcaaaaaagaaccgaGAAATCTTCACATGCAAgaacttttattcacacattGATCTGCATTCACAAGGTTGTGGTACCAAAGAGGGTCTTCGGTTTAAGTGGTGTAGCCTTTATGCACTATTTTAATCTCTTCATTGTGTAAAGTGCACGCATCATTAATTAACTCACTATCTTCCTATGCATGGTGGCAAACTTCAGTCTTGCATTATTTTGGGTTACTAATCCCTCCAAAAGATGGGATTCTTCGCGGCTCTATTTACCTTCCTCTTTTTAGTAGCTTTAACCTACATGTCATGATCTCCGAAGGCAAATGCTTACGTTCTGGAGCTCCGACTGACCTATCTATTCACTTCCAGCGATGAACTGTCTATTGGTGAACTATCGCTTTCTGAAGCGCTTTCCAAGTGGAAAGGCAGAAAGATACTTGACAGTGAAGAACGATTTTTGAGCGCGCTCGACTTTTTTGCGCGCCGAAGTACAAGCCGAAGAGATCGTGGTTGAGTGGCCCCTCCCAACTACCTTAGCGCGACGAAAACTTTACTGCGAGGACACTTGATTGCTGAGAAAACTCCCAGATTGATATTGAGCTACTTTATCCATGAAGACGGTGGAAAATTGACAATTGGAATTTTAACACATGTTAATCACAACATCTTCAAATGGCAAGATAAATTTCCGAACTTCTCA is part of the Necator americanus strain Aroian chromosome V, whole genome shotgun sequence genome and encodes:
- a CDS encoding hypothetical protein (NECATOR_CHRV.G18869.T1) — its product is MDNVEKSIMIYMKNENGVAVPIYVGKNDRVEAIYMEAATTRAIHRGSLKGKAFFHNGHRLKSTDVIGDVGIEHHDTVRLMITDSAHLPTMVGKGPEDAVLSYEFSCNAHAPLLRATVRRLMSRLVHIVNQAYKVMKFFLF
- a CDS encoding hypothetical protein (NECATOR_CHRV.G18869.T2), whose protein sequence is MDNVEKSIMIYMKNENGVAVPIYVGKNDRVEAIYMEAATTRAIHRGSLKGKAFFHNGHRLKSTDVIGDVGIEHHDTVRLMSIGPHRQPSIQGDEILSLLNNKRDPGEA